From the genome of Spinacia oleracea cultivar Varoflay chromosome 2, BTI_SOV_V1, whole genome shotgun sequence, one region includes:
- the LOC110776724 gene encoding probable acyl-[acyl-carrier-protein]--UDP-N-acetylglucosamine O-acyltransferase, mitochondrial isoform X1, whose protein sequence is MRWLRNTNSNSLASTLLQYSSLSFLRPLSNAAADDWNPTFVHPTAIIHPNATLGQGVSIGPFCTVGSSVKLGNACKLYPGSHIFGYSQLGDNCILMTGAVVGDELPGKTVIGSNNIIGHHAVVGVKCQDLKYKDGDECFLDIGDNNEIREYSSIHRSSKPDDQTIVGHNNLIMGSCHVAHDCKIGNNNILANNTLLAGHIVVEDYIHTAGAAVVHQHCHLGSFCFIGGGSVVSQDVPKFMMVSGDRAELRGLNLEGLRRRGFSATEIKGLRAAYRKIFMPNDNESGSIEDRLKELEQHEELCQIPVICSMVQSICDSFSESRRGICKYRQWNAS, encoded by the exons ATGAGGTGGCTTCGTAACACCAACAGCAACTCACTTGCTTCAACTCTCCTTCAATActcttctctctctttcctTAGACCTCTATCCA ATGCAGCAGCAGATGATTGGAACCCTACTTTTGTGCACCCAACTGCTATTATTCATCCCAATGCTACTCTTGGTCAG GGAGTGTCAATTGGGCCATTTTGTACAGTTGGCTCATCTGTAAAACTTGGCAATGCTTGTAAATTGTATCCTGGTAGTCACATTTTTGGATATTCTCAATTGGGTGATAACTGCATTCTTATGAC TGGTGCGGTCGTTGGTGATGAGCTTCCGGGGAAGACTGTGATTGGATCAAACAACATTATCGGACATCATGCTGTTGTGGGTGTAAAGTGCCAAGACTTGAAATATAAG GATGGGGATGAATGTTTCCTTGATATTGGTGACAATAATGAGATAAGGGAATACAGCTCTATACATAGATCGTCCAAGCCAGATGATCAGACG ATCGTTGGTCATAATAATCTTATTATGGGATCCTGTCATGTTGCTCATGACTGCAAAATCGGTAACAACAACATTTTAGCAAATAATACCTTGTTGGCAGGTCATATAGTAGTAGAA GATTACATTCACACTGCCGGTGCGGCTGTTGTCCACCAGCACTGCCACCTTGGTTCGTTTTGTTTCATTGGTGGTGGATCTGTG GTTTCTcaagatgttccaaaattcatGATGGTATCTGGTGATAGAGCTGAGCTTCGTGGCTTGAACTTAGAAGGCTTGCGACGTCGTGGGTTCTCGGCTACAGAG ATTAAGGGCTTGCGAGCGGCATACCGCAAGATTTTCATGCCTAATGATAATGAATCCGGGAGTATTGAAGATCGTCTCAAAGAACtg GAGCAGCATGAAGAACTGTGTCAGATTCCTGTCATATGCTCCATGGTGCAATCTATATGTGATTCCTTTTCTGAGAGTCGACGTGGAATATGTAAATATAGACAATGGAATGCATCTTGA
- the LOC110776723 gene encoding inactive protein kinase SELMODRAFT_444075, with the protein MNSNQKKVVVLVAVKATKEIPKNAMEWALAHVVQPGNCIKLLVVTSPQTFGKKLWGLQRFTTDCTSGAWRSRTGTLLDQEEDITDSCSQLMHQLCKDQKSCKINVKIKVLSASAEGVVAAEAKKDQTKWVILDKRLKDEAKHCMEQLQCNVIMMKGSHPKVLRLNLTGSGDVETEVIHSLPISEASHSNDAYDFPDSIRVPNVTPISTPEHDTSYTATDVGTSSISSSDAASSYFLSGTIEDQKRALLSVASEIDKLEDSDTSDTDNESMSSTSCCQPWMLNSPIIGKSDIDGSLRTTDQILARASINLLKRFSVAEMQSPTQKLNSNSTSVREAISLSKKSPSDPPPLCSKCQHRTPIFGKPPHSFKYTELEMATNGFSVNNFLAEGGYGSVYRGVLQDGQIIAVKQYKLASSQGDKEFCSEVEVLSCAQHRNVVTLIGFCVEGGRRLLVYEFICNNSLDYHLYGRSSNILEWPARQKIALGAARGLRYLHEECRVGCIVHRDMRPNNILLTHDFEPLVGDFGLARCQPDGGVGEETRVIGTFGYLAPEYAQSGQITEKADVYSFGIVLLELITGRKAVDINRPRGEQCLTEWARRVVKEENIRKLIDPCLGNSYVKEDLCNMLHCASLCIKKDPDSRPRMSQVLRMLESGNSNSFG; encoded by the exons ATGAATTCCAATCAAAAGAAGGTTGTTGTTTTAGTTGCTGTGAAAGCTACCAAAGAAATTCCAAAAAATGCAATGGAGTGGGCACTTGCTCATGTTGTTCAACCTGGGAATTGCATTAAGCTTTTGGTTGTCACTTCTCCTCAAACTTTTG GAAAGAAGCTGTGGGGGCTACAAAGGTTTACCACTGATTGTACGAGTGGAGCTTGGAGATCTCGCACAGGGACCCTTTTGGACCAAGAGGAAGACATAACCGACTCTTGCTCACAATTAATGCATCAATTGTGTAAAGATCAGAAATCATGCAAG ATAAATGTGAAGATAAAAGTCCTGTCTGCTTCTGCTGAAGGAGTTGTGGCGGCTGAAGCCAAAAAAGATCAAACAAAGTGGGTGATACTGGATAA AAGGCTGAAGGATGAGGCAAAACACTGTATGGAACAACTTCAGTGCAATGTTATCATGATGAAAGGATCTCATCCCAAGGTTCTTAGATTGAATTTAACTGGATCTGGTGATGTGGAAACTGAAGTAATACACTCACTGCCCATATCTGAAGCATCACATTCAAATGATGCATATGATTTTCCGGATTCAATTCGGGTGCCAAACGTGACTCCCATCAGTACTCCAGAGCACGATACATCATACACTGCAACTGATGTAGGAACATCATCTATATCAAGCTCAGATGCCGCTTCATCATATTTTCTCTCAGGGACAATTGAAGACCAAAAGAGAGCACTTTTGTCTGTTGCTAGTGAAATTGATAAATTAGAGGATTCTGATACAAGTGACACAGATAATGAATCAATGAGCTCAACAAGTTGTTGCCAGCCATGGATGCTGAACAGTCCCATAATTGGTAAATCTGACATAGATGGTTCACTCAGAACTACAGATCAAATTCTGGCACGTGCATCAATAAATCTACTGAAGAGATTCTCAGTTGCAGAAATGCAAAGTCCTACGCAGAAACTTAACTCGAACTCAACAAGTGTCCGGGAAGCTATCTCGTTGTCTAAAAAGTCACCATCTGATCCGCCACCACTATGCTCAAAATGTCAGCATAGAACACCAATATTTGGGAAACCTCCACACTCATTCAAATACACGGAGCTCGAAATGGCAACCAATGGATTTTCAGTCAACAATTTCTTAGCAGAAGGTGGGTATGGTTCTGTTTATCGTGGGGTACTACAAGATGGACAGATCATTGCTGTGAAGCAATATAAACTGGCTAGCTCTCAGGGAGATAAGGAGTTCTGCTCTGAAGTGGAGGTTTTAAGTTGTGCCCAACACCGCAATGTTGTAACACTAATTGGATTTTGTGTGGAGGGCGGAAGAAGGTTGTTGGTTTATGAATTTATATGCAATAATTCTTTGGATTATCATCTTTATG GTCGTAGCAGCAATATATTAGAATGGCCTGCAAGGCAAAAGATTGCTCTTGGAGCTGCTCGTGGACTGAGATACCTTCATGAAGAATGTCGAGTTGGCTGTATTGTTCATCGCGATATGCGACCAAACAATATCCTGTTAACCCATGATTTTGAACCATTG GTTGGGGACTTTGGATTGGCAAGGTGCCAGCCTGATGGAGGTGTAGGTGAGGAAACTAGAGTTATTGGAACATTTGG GTATTTGGCTCCTGAATATGCTCAAAGTGGTCAGATCACAGAAAAGGCTGATGTCTATTCATTTGGTATAGtgttattagaacttatcacgGGACGGAAAGCTGTGGATATAAATCGTCCCAGAGGAGAGCAATGCCTCACTGAATgg GCACGACGTGTAGTTAAAGAAGAGAATATCAGAAAGTTGATTGATCCATGCTTGGGAAATAGCTATGTGAAAGAGGATCTTTGCAATATGCTACATTGTGCCTCGTTGTGCATCAAAAAGGATCCTGATTCAAGGCCTCGTATGTCTCAG GTTCTGCGGATGTTGGAGAGTGGCAACTCGAACTCATTCGGTTAA
- the LOC110776724 gene encoding probable acyl-[acyl-carrier-protein]--UDP-N-acetylglucosamine O-acyltransferase, mitochondrial isoform X3, whose product MRWLRNTNSNSLASTLLQYSSLSFLRPLSNAAADDWNPTFVHPTAIIHPNATLGQGVSIGPFCTVGSSVKLGNACKLYPGSHIFGYSQLGDNCILMTGAVVGDELPGKTVIGSNNIIGHHAVVGVKCQDLKYKDGDECFLDIGDNNEIREYSSIHRSSKPDDQTIVGHNNLIMGSCHVAHDCKIGNNNILANNTLLAGHIVVEDYIHTAGAAVVHQHCHLGSFCFIGGGSVVSQDVPKFMMVSGDRAELRGLNLEGLRRRGFSATEDLD is encoded by the exons ATGAGGTGGCTTCGTAACACCAACAGCAACTCACTTGCTTCAACTCTCCTTCAATActcttctctctctttcctTAGACCTCTATCCA ATGCAGCAGCAGATGATTGGAACCCTACTTTTGTGCACCCAACTGCTATTATTCATCCCAATGCTACTCTTGGTCAG GGAGTGTCAATTGGGCCATTTTGTACAGTTGGCTCATCTGTAAAACTTGGCAATGCTTGTAAATTGTATCCTGGTAGTCACATTTTTGGATATTCTCAATTGGGTGATAACTGCATTCTTATGAC TGGTGCGGTCGTTGGTGATGAGCTTCCGGGGAAGACTGTGATTGGATCAAACAACATTATCGGACATCATGCTGTTGTGGGTGTAAAGTGCCAAGACTTGAAATATAAG GATGGGGATGAATGTTTCCTTGATATTGGTGACAATAATGAGATAAGGGAATACAGCTCTATACATAGATCGTCCAAGCCAGATGATCAGACG ATCGTTGGTCATAATAATCTTATTATGGGATCCTGTCATGTTGCTCATGACTGCAAAATCGGTAACAACAACATTTTAGCAAATAATACCTTGTTGGCAGGTCATATAGTAGTAGAA GATTACATTCACACTGCCGGTGCGGCTGTTGTCCACCAGCACTGCCACCTTGGTTCGTTTTGTTTCATTGGTGGTGGATCTGTG GTTTCTcaagatgttccaaaattcatGATGGTATCTGGTGATAGAGCTGAGCTTCGTGGCTTGAACTTAGAAGGCTTGCGACGTCGTGGGTTCTCGGCTACAGAG GATCTAGATTAA
- the LOC110776724 gene encoding probable acyl-[acyl-carrier-protein]--UDP-N-acetylglucosamine O-acyltransferase, mitochondrial isoform X2, which produces MRWLRNTNSNSLASTLLQYSSLSFLRPLSNAAADDWNPTFVHPTAIIHPNATLGQGVSIGPFCTVGSSVKLGNACKLYPGSHIFGYSQLGDNCILMTGAVVGDELPGKTVIGSNNIIGHHAVVGVKCQDLKYKDGDECFLDIGDNNEIREYSSIHRSSKPDDQTIVGHNNLIMGSCHVAHDCKIGNNNILANNTLLAGHIVVEDYIHTAGAAVVHQHCHLGSFCFIGGGSVVSQDVPKFMMVSGDRAELRGLNLEGLRRRGFSATEIKGLRAAYRKIFMPNDNESGSIEDRLKELHEELCQIPVICSMVQSICDSFSESRRGICKYRQWNAS; this is translated from the exons ATGAGGTGGCTTCGTAACACCAACAGCAACTCACTTGCTTCAACTCTCCTTCAATActcttctctctctttcctTAGACCTCTATCCA ATGCAGCAGCAGATGATTGGAACCCTACTTTTGTGCACCCAACTGCTATTATTCATCCCAATGCTACTCTTGGTCAG GGAGTGTCAATTGGGCCATTTTGTACAGTTGGCTCATCTGTAAAACTTGGCAATGCTTGTAAATTGTATCCTGGTAGTCACATTTTTGGATATTCTCAATTGGGTGATAACTGCATTCTTATGAC TGGTGCGGTCGTTGGTGATGAGCTTCCGGGGAAGACTGTGATTGGATCAAACAACATTATCGGACATCATGCTGTTGTGGGTGTAAAGTGCCAAGACTTGAAATATAAG GATGGGGATGAATGTTTCCTTGATATTGGTGACAATAATGAGATAAGGGAATACAGCTCTATACATAGATCGTCCAAGCCAGATGATCAGACG ATCGTTGGTCATAATAATCTTATTATGGGATCCTGTCATGTTGCTCATGACTGCAAAATCGGTAACAACAACATTTTAGCAAATAATACCTTGTTGGCAGGTCATATAGTAGTAGAA GATTACATTCACACTGCCGGTGCGGCTGTTGTCCACCAGCACTGCCACCTTGGTTCGTTTTGTTTCATTGGTGGTGGATCTGTG GTTTCTcaagatgttccaaaattcatGATGGTATCTGGTGATAGAGCTGAGCTTCGTGGCTTGAACTTAGAAGGCTTGCGACGTCGTGGGTTCTCGGCTACAGAG ATTAAGGGCTTGCGAGCGGCATACCGCAAGATTTTCATGCCTAATGATAATGAATCCGGGAGTATTGAAGATCGTCTCAAAGAACtg CATGAAGAACTGTGTCAGATTCCTGTCATATGCTCCATGGTGCAATCTATATGTGATTCCTTTTCTGAGAGTCGACGTGGAATATGTAAATATAGACAATGGAATGCATCTTGA